A part of Brassica rapa cultivar Chiifu-401-42 chromosome A05, CAAS_Brap_v3.01, whole genome shotgun sequence genomic DNA contains:
- the LOC103868950 gene encoding armadillo repeat-containing protein LFR isoform X2 yields the protein MQKREFAKSGGQSGGSSAPPAKRGRPFGSTSANSAAAAAAAAAAEAMSPSALLGPSLLVHNSFVEQNNKRIVLALQSGLKSEVTWALNTLTLLSFKERDDIRRDFTPLAKIPGLLDALLLIIDDWRDIALPKDFTSGTRVRSLGVNSSVSGFGSEFDALASVQPPGSGVGSSPGETLGKKSKHQSSQWWNEEDGLFNLDDEGRAEKQLCAIAASNVIRNFSFMPDNETIMAQHRHCLETVYQCINDHMAEDEELVTNSLETIVNLAHLMDLRIFSSSKQSYIKINEKQAVQAVLGILNSSVKAWNCAAAELLGRLIINPDNEPFISPLIPQIHKRLVDLLSIPAVDAQAAAVGALYNLVEVNMDCRLKLASERWAIDRLLKVIKTPHPVPEVCRKAAMILENLVSEPQNRGLLLAYENAFAELLFQDGKYSDSFARILYELTARSNSRVASARGIWGM from the exons ATGCAGAAACGAGAGTTTGCGAAATCCGGCGGTCAGTCGGGTGGATCTTCGGCTCCGCCAGCGAAGAGAGGCCGTCCCTTCGGTAGTACGAGTGCAAACTCTGCAGCTGCAGCAgctgcggcggcggcggcggaagCGATGTCTCCGTCAGCTCTACTCGGTCCTTCTCTTCTAGTTCACAATTCCTTCGTCG AGCAGAACAACAAGAGAATAGTGCTGGCGTTACAGAGTGGTCTGAAGAGCGAGGTGACATGGGCGTTGAACACACTTACACTGCTCTCCTTCAAAGAAAGAGATGATATTCGTAGAGATTTCACTCCTCTTGCTAAGATCCCTGGCTTGCTTGACGCCCTTCTCTTAATC ATTGATGACTGGCGTGACATAGCTCTCCCTAAGGACTTCACAAGTGGAACTAGGGTCAGGTCTTTAGGTGTGAATTCTTCTGTTTCAGGATTCGGGAGCGAGTTCGATGCTCTTGCCTCTGTTCAACCACCTGG ATCCGGCGTTGGCTCTTCACCTGGTGAGACGTTAGGGAAAAAGAGCAAACATCAGTCATCTCAGTGGTGGAATGAAGAGGATGGTTTGTTCAATCTAGACGATGAAGGCAGAGCAGAGAAACAGCTTTGCGCCATTGCTGCATCTAACGTCATCCGCAACTTCTCCTTCATGCCTGATAATGAAACTATAATGGCTCAGCATCGCCATTGCTTAGAAACTGTTTACCAATGCATAAACGATCATATGGCCG AGGATGAAGAGCTGGTCACAAACTCGCTTGAGACCATTGTGAACCTAGCGCATTTGATGGATCTTCGTATTTTCAGCTCCTCTAAACAGTCATACATCAAGATTAA TGAAAAGCAAGCAGTTCAAGCTGTCTTAGGGATTCTCAATTCTTCTGTCAAAGCTTGGAACTGTGCTGCTGCTGAACTGCTGGGGCGTTTGATAATCAATCCAGACAATGAACCTTTCATTAGTCCCTTGATTCCGCAG ATACACAAGAGACTAGTCGATCTCTTGAGCATACCAGCCGTCGATGCACAAGCTGCAGCTGTTGGGGCACTCTACAATCTTGTGGAAGTAAACATGGATTGTAGATTGAAGCTTGCAAGTGAGAGATG GGCGATTGATAGGTTGTTGAAAGTGATAAAGACGCCACATCCAGTTCCAGAAGTCTGCAGGAAAGCTGCAATGATTCTAGAGAACCTTGTCTCTGAGCCACAGAACAGAGGGTTGCTATTGGCGTATGAGAATGCTTTTGCTGAGCTGCTTTTTCAAGATGGTAAGTATTCTGATTCGTTTGCGAGGATTTTGTATGAACTAACTGCCAGATCAAATAGCAGAGTGGCTTCGGCTAGGGGAATCTGGGGAATGTAA
- the LOC103868950 gene encoding armadillo repeat-containing protein LFR isoform X1 gives MQKREFAKSGGQSGGSSAPPAKRGRPFGSTSANSAAAAAAAAAAEAMSPSALLGPSLLVHNSFVVEQNNKRIVLALQSGLKSEVTWALNTLTLLSFKERDDIRRDFTPLAKIPGLLDALLLIIDDWRDIALPKDFTSGTRVRSLGVNSSVSGFGSEFDALASVQPPGSGVGSSPGETLGKKSKHQSSQWWNEEDGLFNLDDEGRAEKQLCAIAASNVIRNFSFMPDNETIMAQHRHCLETVYQCINDHMAEDEELVTNSLETIVNLAHLMDLRIFSSSKQSYIKINEKQAVQAVLGILNSSVKAWNCAAAELLGRLIINPDNEPFISPLIPQIHKRLVDLLSIPAVDAQAAAVGALYNLVEVNMDCRLKLASERWAIDRLLKVIKTPHPVPEVCRKAAMILENLVSEPQNRGLLLAYENAFAELLFQDGKYSDSFARILYELTARSNSRVASARGIWGM, from the exons ATGCAGAAACGAGAGTTTGCGAAATCCGGCGGTCAGTCGGGTGGATCTTCGGCTCCGCCAGCGAAGAGAGGCCGTCCCTTCGGTAGTACGAGTGCAAACTCTGCAGCTGCAGCAgctgcggcggcggcggcggaagCGATGTCTCCGTCAGCTCTACTCGGTCCTTCTCTTCTAGTTCACAATTCCTTCGTCG taGAGCAGAACAACAAGAGAATAGTGCTGGCGTTACAGAGTGGTCTGAAGAGCGAGGTGACATGGGCGTTGAACACACTTACACTGCTCTCCTTCAAAGAAAGAGATGATATTCGTAGAGATTTCACTCCTCTTGCTAAGATCCCTGGCTTGCTTGACGCCCTTCTCTTAATC ATTGATGACTGGCGTGACATAGCTCTCCCTAAGGACTTCACAAGTGGAACTAGGGTCAGGTCTTTAGGTGTGAATTCTTCTGTTTCAGGATTCGGGAGCGAGTTCGATGCTCTTGCCTCTGTTCAACCACCTGG ATCCGGCGTTGGCTCTTCACCTGGTGAGACGTTAGGGAAAAAGAGCAAACATCAGTCATCTCAGTGGTGGAATGAAGAGGATGGTTTGTTCAATCTAGACGATGAAGGCAGAGCAGAGAAACAGCTTTGCGCCATTGCTGCATCTAACGTCATCCGCAACTTCTCCTTCATGCCTGATAATGAAACTATAATGGCTCAGCATCGCCATTGCTTAGAAACTGTTTACCAATGCATAAACGATCATATGGCCG AGGATGAAGAGCTGGTCACAAACTCGCTTGAGACCATTGTGAACCTAGCGCATTTGATGGATCTTCGTATTTTCAGCTCCTCTAAACAGTCATACATCAAGATTAA TGAAAAGCAAGCAGTTCAAGCTGTCTTAGGGATTCTCAATTCTTCTGTCAAAGCTTGGAACTGTGCTGCTGCTGAACTGCTGGGGCGTTTGATAATCAATCCAGACAATGAACCTTTCATTAGTCCCTTGATTCCGCAG ATACACAAGAGACTAGTCGATCTCTTGAGCATACCAGCCGTCGATGCACAAGCTGCAGCTGTTGGGGCACTCTACAATCTTGTGGAAGTAAACATGGATTGTAGATTGAAGCTTGCAAGTGAGAGATG GGCGATTGATAGGTTGTTGAAAGTGATAAAGACGCCACATCCAGTTCCAGAAGTCTGCAGGAAAGCTGCAATGATTCTAGAGAACCTTGTCTCTGAGCCACAGAACAGAGGGTTGCTATTGGCGTATGAGAATGCTTTTGCTGAGCTGCTTTTTCAAGATGGTAAGTATTCTGATTCGTTTGCGAGGATTTTGTATGAACTAACTGCCAGATCAAATAGCAGAGTGGCTTCGGCTAGGGGAATCTGGGGAATGTAA
- the LOC103868998 gene encoding uncharacterized protein LOC103868998: MRVENGRSARFWLDNWAPTSSITMSQVFPGGRLGIPLNATIASLNREGNWRLPSARSEAMLELYAYMTTIELTSQQDYYEWEIQGTTTTKFSTGAIYTYLRGTISEPSWTKAIWFPRAIPRHSFHLWLVTLDRCPTRDRMIQWGIQVDPTCLLCNLAPESRDHLYFDCSYGFALWTMVTTRCRITPRRSWSRTIAQMETLPLRKAERLLTLLSWQATVYWLWKERNDRHHNNTFRSVDSIFSLLDRQIRNKIQSFRESNPTLSSQMMQRWFETTPTRSTPS; the protein is encoded by the coding sequence ATGAGGGTTGAGAATGGAAGATCGGCCCGCTTTTGGCTAGATAACTGGGCACCCACAAGCTCCATAACCATGTCGCAGGTCTTCCCAGGTGGCCGTCTAGGCATTCCGCTGAATGCAACCATCGCTTCACTGAATCGAGAGGGGAATTGGAGATTACCATCGGCTAGGTCAGAAGCAATGCTTGAACTCTATGCCTACATGACAACAATTGAGCTTACCAGTCAACAAGATTACTACGAATGGGAGATACAAGGAACAACAACCACAAAATTTAGCACGGGAGCAATCTACACTTACTTGCGAGGTACAATTTCAGAACCATCTTGGACTAAAGCAATTTGGTTTCCTCGAGCTATCCCGAGACACTCTTTCCACTTGTGGTTGGTGACTCTTGATCGGTGTCCAACTAGAGATAGAATGATCCAATGGGGAATTCAAGTAGATCCTACCTGCCTCCTCTGCAATTTGGCTCCCGAATCAAGAGATCACCTATACTTTGACTGCTCCTACGGCTTCGCACTCTGGACAATGGTAACAACGCGATGTCGAATCACCCCCAGGAGATCTTGGAGTCGAACGATCGCCCAAATGGAGACGTTACCTCTGCGGAAAGCTGAGCGTCTTCTTACACTCCTCTCATGGCAAGCAACTGTGTATTGGTTATGGAAGGAGCGCAATGACCGTCACCATAACAACACCTTCAGGTCGGTTGATTCCATCTTCTCTCTGCTTGACCGTCAGATTAGAAACAAGATCCAAAGCTTTAGGGAATCAAATCCTACCCTCTCCTCACAGATGATGCAGCGTTGGTTCGAAACAACTCCAACTCGATCAACTCCTTCGTAA
- the LOC103868951 gene encoding elongation factor-like GTPase 1: protein MDECDGRKIRNICILAHVDHGKTTLADHLIASSGDGELLKPRLAGKVRYMDYLDEEQRRAITMKSSSISLRYKDYSLNLIDSPGHMDFCSEVSTAARLSDGALVLVDAVEGVHIQTHAVLRQAWIEKLTPCLVLNKIDRLICELRLSPMEAYTRLIRIVHEVNGIVSAYKSEKYLSDVDSILASPSGEITDESLELLEDDEEVTFQPQKGNVVFVCALDGWGFGVSEFANFYASKLGAKAETLQKSLWGPRYYFPKTKMIVGKKSLSAGSKIKPMFVQFVLEPLWEVYEAALDPGSDRAVLAKVIKSFNLNIPQRELQNKDPKNLLQSVMSRWLPLSDAVLSMAVKHLPDPISAQAYRIPRLVPERKVIGGNDADSSVLAEAEHVRRSIEACDSSRDSPCVVFVSKMFAMPMKMIPLGGDHRERMNGLNDDDSKSESDECFLAFARIFSGVLRAGQRVFVISALYDPLKGESSQKYIQEAELHSIYLMMGQGLKPVNEVKAGNVVAIRGLGPYISKSATLSSTRNCWPLASMEFQVSPTLRVAIEPSDPSDMSALMKGLRLLNRADPFVEITVSARGEHVLAAAGEVHLERCIKDLIDRFARVNIEVSSPLVSYRETIEGDGSNLLESLRSLSLNASDYVEKRTPNGRCVIRVHVMKLPHSLTKLLDESTDLLGDIIGGKGSHSIKILESQSPSLEENVDPIEALKSQLVEAGVSSSSETENDREKCKAEWAKLLKRIWALGPREKGPNILFAPDGRRICEDGSILVRGSPHVSQRLGFTEDSTETPPDSALYSEALTLESSIVSGFQLATASGPLCDEPMWGLAFTIESHLAQDSETEKQPENFGIFTGQVMTAVKDACRAAVLQTNPRIVEAMYFCELNTAPEYLGPMYAVLSRRRARVLKEEMQEGSSLFTVHAYVPVSESFGFADELRKGTSGGASALMVLSHWEMLEEDPFFVPKTEEEIEEFGDGASVLPNTARKLINAVRRRKGLHVEEKVVQHATKQRTLARKV from the coding sequence ATGGATGAGTGTGATGGTAGGAAGATTAGGAACATTTGCATCTTAGCACACGTAGACCACGGTAAAACAACTCTCGCTGACCACCTCATTGCTTCCTCCGGTGACGGTGAGCTGCTTAAACCGAGGCTAGCTGGTAAGGTTAGGTACATGGACTATCTCGATGAAGAGCAGCGCCGTGCTATCACCATGAAAAGCTCCTCGATTTCTCTTCGCTACAAGGACTATTCTCTCAATCTGATTGACTCCCCTGGACACATGGACTTCTGTAGTGAAGTCTCTACAGCTGCTCGGCTTAGTGATGGTGCTTTGGTTCTGGTTGATGCTGTTGAAGGTGTACACATTCAGACCCATGCTGTGTTGCGGCAAGCTTGGATTGAGAAGCTCACTCCTTGCTTGGTGCTTAACAAGATTGATAGGCTGATTTGTGAGTTGAGGTTGAGTCCCATGGAAGCCTATACTCGTTTGATTAGGATTGTTCATGAGGTTAATGGGATTGTGAGTGCGTATAAGTCTGAGAAGTATTTGTCTGATGTTGACTCTATACTTGCGAGTCCTTCAGGTGAGATTACTGATGAGAGTCTTGAGTTGTTGGAGGATGATGAAGAGGTTACGTTTCAGCCTCAGAAGGGTAATGTCGTCTTTGTGTGTGCTTTGGATGGATGGGGTTTTGGGGTCTCTGAGTTTGCTAATTTCTATGCTTCCAAGCTTGGAGCTAAAGCGGAGACGTTGCAGAAATCATTATGGGGTCCTCGTTATTATTTTCCTAAGACAAAGATGATTGTAGGGAAGAAGTCTTTAAGTGCGGGAAGCAAGATAAAACCAATGTTTGTGCAGTTCGTGCTTGAGCCTTTGTGGGAGGTTTACGAGGCTGCACTAGATCCCGGCAGTGATAGAGCTGTTCTCGCGAAAGTTATCAAATCTTTTAACTTGAATATTCCACAACGCGAGCTTCAGAACAAGGATCCTAAAAACTTGCTTCAATCAGTGATGAGCCGTTGGCTTCCTTTGTCTGATGCAGTCTTGTCTATGGCTGTGAAACATCTGCCAGACCCCATTTCAGCACAGGCATATAGAATCCCACGCTTGGTCCCAGAAAGAAAAGTTATAGGTGGTAACGATGCTGATTCAAGTGTCCTTGCAGAAGCAGAGCATGTTAGAAGATCAATTGAGGCTTGTGACTCTAGCCGTGACTCCCCCTGTGTTGTGTTTGTATCTAAAATGTTCGCTATGCCCATGAAAATGATACCTCTGGGAGGAGACCACAGGGAGAGGATGAACGGTTTAAATGATGACGACAGTAAAAGCGAGTCGGATGAGTGTTTCCTTGCATTTGCCAGGATCTTTAGCGGTGTTCTTCGCGCCGGACAAAGGGTCTTTGTGATTTCCGCTCTATATGATCCTCTCAAAGGCGAATCGTCTCAGAAGTACATTCAAGAAGCAGAACTCCACTCAATCTATCTTATGATGGGACAAGGTTTAAAACCAGTAAACGAGGTGAAAGCTGGGAATGTAGTGGCCATAAGAGGGCTTGGACCATATATATCAAAAAGCGCCACACTTTCATCTACTAGAAACTGCTGGCCCTTAGCCAGCATGGAGTTTCAGGTCTCTCCCACTCTTAGAGTGGCGATTGAGCCATCGGATCCTTCAGATATGAGTGCTCTGATGAAAGGTCTAAGACTTTTGAACCGAGCAGATCCTTTTGTGGAGATCACGGTGTCTGCTCGAGGAGAACATGTGCTTGCTGCTGCTGGAGAAGTTCATCTAGAAAGATGTATCAAGGATTTGATAGACAGATTTGCAAGAGTGAACATTGAAGTCTCTTCGCCTCTCGTTTCCTACAGGGAGACAATTGAAGGTGATGGCTCTAATCTTTTGGAAAGTTTGAGATCTCTGAGCTTGAATGCGTCGGATTACGTTGAGAAGAGAACTCCAAACGGCAGATGCGTTATCAGAGTACACGTCATGAAACTACCACACTCCCTAACCAAGCTGCTTGATGAGAGCACTGACTTGCTTGGTGACATTATTGGAGGCAAAGGCAGTCATAGTATTAAGATACTAGAATCTCAAAGCCCTAGCCTCGAAGAGAATGTGGATCCCATTGAAGCATTAAAGAGCCAGTTAGTTGAAGCTGGCGTTTCTTCAAGCTCTGAAACCGAGAATGATCGTGAGAAGTGCAAAGCTGAGTGGGCGAAGTTGCTCAAGAGGATATGGGCGCTTGGTCCAAGAGAGAAAGGTCCAAACATACTATTTGCTCCAGATGGTAGAAGAATCTGCGAGGATGGATCCATTCTCGTGAGAGGCTCTCCTCATGTCTCTCAGAGACTTGGCTTCACAGAAGATTCTACTGAGACACCACCTGACTCAGCATTGTACAGTGAAGCTCTTACTCTCGAAAGCAGCATAGTCTCGGGGTTTCAGCTAGCTACAGCATCAGGACCTCTATGTGATGAACCAATGTGGGGATTAGCTTTCACCATTGAGTCTCATCTCGCACAAGATTCAGAAACAGAGAAACAACCTGAAAACTTTGGAATATTCACAGGACAAGTCATGACAGCTGTCAAAGACGCATGTAGAGCCGCCGTGCTTCAGACAAATCCACGGATCGTGGAAGCTATGTACTTCTGCGAGCTAAACACAGCACCGGAGTATCTTGGTCCCATGTACGCCGTTCTGAGCAGAAGACGAGCTAGAGTTCTCAAGGAAGAAATGCAAGAAGGGTCGTCTCTGTTTACAGTCCATGCCTACGTGCCCGTTTCTGAAAGTTTCGGTTTTGCAGACGAGCTGAGAAAAGGAACGTCAGGTGGTGCGAGTGCGCTGATGGTTCTGAGCCATTGGGAAATGCTTGAGGAAGATCCCTTCTTTGTTCCCAAAACTGAAGAAGAGATTGAAGAGTTTGGTGATGGAGCAAGCGTCCTTCCCAACACGGCGAGGAAGCTCATCAACGCCGTGAGACGCAGGAAAGGGTTACACGTTGAGGAGAAAGTGGTTCAACACGCCACTAAACAGAGAACCTTGGCTCGGAAAGTTTGA